A part of Cannabis sativa cultivar Pink pepper isolate KNU-18-1 chromosome 6, ASM2916894v1, whole genome shotgun sequence genomic DNA contains:
- the LOC115724624 gene encoding dnaJ protein ERDJ2A, protein MAVSEENSALFPIFILTIMALPLVPYTIMKLCSAASKKAKTIHCQCSECSHSGKYRKSIFKKISNFSTWSNLTLLLLWIVMIMLIYYIKNMSSEIQVFEPFSILGLEPGVTDSEIKKAYRRLSIQYHPDKNPDPEAHKYFVEYISKAYQALTDPTSRENYEKYGHPDGRQGFQMGIALPQFLLDIDGSSGGILLLWIVGLCILLPLVVAVVYLSQSSKYTGNYVMHHTLSTYYYFMKPSLAPSKVMDVFIKAAEYMEIPVRRTDNEPLQKIFMLVRSELNLDLKNIKQEQAKFWKQHPALVKTELLIQAHLTRESASLSPSLHADFRHVLELAPRLLEELMKMAIIPRTTQGHGWLRPAIGVVELSQCIIQAVPLSARKSIGGSSEGIAPFLQLPHFSESVIKKISRKKVRTFQELQDMTMQERADLLTQIAGFSSAEVQDVEMVLEMMPSVTVEVNCETEGEDGIQEGDIVTIQSWISQKRANGLIGALPHAPYFPFHKEENFWFLLADTVSNSVWFSQKVSFMDEAAAIAGASKAIEETKEGSGANVKETGAAVREAVEKVKSGSRLVMGKFQAPAEGNYNLTCYCLCDSWIGCDTKTALKVKVLKRTRAGTRGSIVTEEGPFTEDGIEEEEENEEEEYDDDYESEYSEDEADEQQKDTKKNKGPAANGTSQKQGSSSESSGSDEE, encoded by the exons ATGGCGGTCTCTGAGGAAAACAGTGCTTTGTtcccaatatttattttaacaatCATGGCTTTGCCTTTGGTGCCTTATACGATAATGAAGTTGTGTAGTGCTGCCTCTAAGAAAGCTAAAACTATCCATTGTCAATGTTCTGAATGCTCTCATTCAGGCAAGTACCGCAAGTCCATATTTAAGAAG ATCTCAAATTTCTCAACTTGGAGTAACTTGACTCTGCTCCTGCTTTGGATTGTTATGATTATGTTGATTtattatatcaaaaatatgagcAGTGAG ATTCAAGTTTTTGAGCCATTCAGTATTCTTGGATTGGAACCTGGGGTTACAGATTCAGAAATAAAGAAGGCATATAGGAGACTCTCTATTCAATACCATCCTGATAAAAATCCAGATCCAG AGGCTCACAAATATTTTGTGGAGTACATATCCAAAGCTTATCAGGCTCTAACTGATCCAACGTCTCGCGAAAACTATGAAAAATATGGCCATCCAGATGGCAGACAG GGTTTTCAAATGGGCATAGCTCTCCCACAATTCCTGCTAGACATAGATGGATCTTCTGGTGGAATACTTTTACTCTGGATCGTTGGTCTTTGTATTCTCTTGCCTTTGGTGGTAGCAGTTGTGTATCTTTCACAATCGTCAAAATATACTGGCAATTACGTGATGCATCATACATTATCTACTTATTATTACTTCATGAAACCTTCATTGGCTCCAAG CAAAGTTATGGATGTATTCATAAAGGCTGCTGAATATATGGAAATTCCAGTTCGTAGAACCGATAATGAGCCCCTTCAGAAGATTTTTATGCTAGTTCGAAGTGAGTTAAATTTGGACCTGAAGAACATCAAGCAAGAGCAGGCAAAGTTTTGGAAGCAACACCCAGCTCTTGTTAAG ACGGAATTGTTGATTCAAGCTCATTTGACTCGGGAATCAGCTTCTTTATCTCCATCTTTGCATGCCGATTTCAGACATGTGCTAGAACTTGCACCTCGCCTCCTTGAAGAGCTAATGAAG ATGGCAATCATACCACGCACCACTCAGGGGCATGGGTGGCTAAGGCCTGCAATCGGAGTTGTTGAGCTTTCTCAGTGTATCATTCAG GCTGTTCCTCTTAGTGCAAGGAAATCTATTGGAGGATCGAGTGAAGGAATTGCACCATTCCTGCAGCTACCACATTTTAGTGAATCTGTCATAAAGAAAATATCTCGCAAG AAGGTGAGAACATTCCAAGAACTTCAAGATATGACCATGCAAGAACGAGCCGACCTGCTTACTCAAATCGCTGGTTTCTCATCAGCAGAAGTACAAGATGTTGAGATGGTTTTAGAAATGATGCCTTCTGTAACAGTCGAAGTGAACTGCGAGACTGAAGGTGAAGATGGTATTCAAGAAGGCGACATTGTCACAATCCAATCTTGGATATCACAAAAACGTGCTAATGGCCTTATCGGTGCCCTTCCACATGCACCCTACTTCCCATTTCACAAGGAAGAAAACTTCTGGTTTTTGCTGGCCGACACTGTCTCCAATAGCGTATGGTTTTCTCAAAAGGTTAGTTTCATGGATGAAGCTGCAGCTATCGCTGGTGCTTCTAAGGCCATCGAGGAGACAAAGGAGGGTTCGGGAGCAAATGTTAAGGAGACTGGTGCTGCAGTTAGAGAAGCAGTTGAGAAAGTGAAAAGCGGGTCAAGATTGGTAATGGGCAAGTTCCAGGCACCAGCTGAAGGAAACTATAACTTGACTTGTTATTGCTTGTGCGATTCTTGGATCGGTTGTGACACAAAGACAGCCTTGAAGGTAAAGGTTTTGAAGCGCACTCGAGCTGGCACTAGGGGTAGTATTGTAACCGAAGAGGGACCATTTACAGAAGATGggattgaagaggaagaagaaaatgaagagGAAGAATACGATGATGACTATGAGAGCGAGTACAGTGAAGATGAGG
- the LOC115694747 gene encoding mitochondrial import inner membrane translocase subunit TIM50 — MSSVLLRSRLTNLISKRNRRLLSSDVASNPPKEPLIAAQALASDQPPPPGTPESSNASTSKSLSFLKYSLIAAITGATAATGYVSYAYSVGEIEEKTKSLRAAPLRNNLPDDASSIDKFKNLLYTSAMTVPAKASELYLDARKMIEEQVQGYTEPYAEKLLPDLHPMEQHVFTLVLDLQETLLYSYWTREKGWQTIKRPGVDAFLEHLAQYFEIVVFSDYSNMYVDPVMERLDTKHCVRYRLGKAATKYQNGTHYRDLSKLNRDPGKVIYLSAHARENSLQPENGAVIKPFKLENDDTALLDFIPFLEFVARNPPADIRKVLASYEGHDIPEEFIRRSKEHRRRMQEQKQQGRLWRR, encoded by the exons ATGTCTTCCGTACTACTCCGTTCTCGTCTCACCAATTTGATATCAAAGCGTAATCGACGCCTCCTCAGTTCCGATGTGGCCTCTAATCCCCCCAAGGAGCCACTCATCGCTGCCCAAGCTCTCGCCTCCGATCAACCCCCGCCACCCGGTACTCCGGAATCTTCTAACGCCTCCACTAGCAAGTCATTGAGCTTTCTCAAGTATTCTCTTATTGCAGCTATTACCGGAGCTACTGCCGCCACTGGTTACGTTTCTTACG CTTACTCTGTGGGTGAAATAGAGGAAAAGACAAAGTCTCTCCGAGCTGCACCTCTGCGTAACAACTTACCAGATGATGCCTCTTCAATTGAT AAATTCAAGAATTTGCTCTACACTTCTGCAATGACTG TGCCTGCTAAAGCATCTGAACTTTACTTGGACGCAAGGAAAATGATTGAAGAACAAGTTCAG GGTTACACCGAACCATATGCTGAGAAGCTTCTTCCTGACTTGCATCCCATGGAGCAACATGTCTTTACACTAGTTCTGGATCTTCAAGAAACACTACTTTACTCTTATTGGACG AGAGAAAAGGGCTGGCAGACAATAAAAAGACCTGGAGTTGATGCCTTCTTGGAACATCTAGCtcaatattttgaaattgtTGTGTTTTCCGACTATTCAAATAtg TATGTAGATCCTGTTATGGAGAGATTGGATACCAAGCATTGTGTGCGATATAGGCTAGGAAAGGCTGCTACTAAGTATCAGAACGGAACACATTACAGG GATCTTTCAAAACTAAACAGGGATCCTGGAAAGGTTATCTATCTGAGTGCCCATGCCCGAGAAAACAGCCTTCAGCCTGAGAATGGTGCTGTAATAAAGCCATTTAAGCTTGAAAATGATGACACAGCCCTTCTGGACTTCATACCATTTCTTGAAT TTGTTGCCCGTAATCCTCCAGCTGATATAAGAAAAGTCTTAGCATCTTACGAAGGCCATGATATTCCAGAGGAATTCATTCGACGATCGAAAGAGCATCGGAG GCGGATGCAAGAACAGAAGCAACAAGGACGGTTGTGGAGACGTTGA
- the LOC115695167 gene encoding uncharacterized protein LOC115695167 → MASSSKEDHALTKRWADICLEDEEEHEVSLADDCDEEEELNFDDRWCLVGRMLSGKVSDFQIFQNIIADLWKPGRGIFIKILDQNRFLFQFYHEIDIKRVIDGSPWTYDRKQLLIERLEPGGNPRTIDINTLDMWVQIHDLRTGFKTEWAIREAARYIGQYVESDPNNFQGVWRDYLRVRVRVNVNAPLKRRMKIRSRNGEAFYAYFKYERVPTFCFICGVMGHAERFCEKIYDTPIENIVKPYSIEMKAPTRRQSFLTASPWLRSGKGGHAPAKQSTSASPSVNAPTDFRGTNSGNCDPHDSQSKSRDYGNQQSTLKEHVVLVNDNSADFNSEEIIEISDLKRKRLVTSTHVGPASMTKDLMETEDGKIVDHSTQVVISKNVDMVGLGFQAHQEL, encoded by the coding sequence ATGGCCTCCTCTAGCAAAGAAGATCATGCTTTGACCAAAAGATGGGCTGATATATGTCTAGAAGATGAGGAAGAACACGAAGTCTCCCTGGCTGACGATTGCGACGAGGAAGAAGAACTGAATTTTGATGACAGATGGTGCCTAGTGGGTCGAATGCTGTCTGGAAAAGTCTCTGATTTCCAGATATTCCAAAATATTATTGCTGACTTATGGAAGCCTGGAAGAGGTATTTTCATTAAGATTCTGGATCAAAACAGGTTTCTTTTTCAGTTCTATCATGAGATAGATATCAAAAGGGTGATTGATGGCAGTCCTTGGACGTATGATCGTAAACAACTACTCATTGAAAGGCTTGAACCAGGTGGAAATCCTAGAACGATTGACATAAACACGTTAGACATGTGGGTTCAAATCCACGATCTGCGAACTGGATTCAAAACTGAATGGGCAATAAGGGAAGCGGCTCGCTATATCGGTCAGTACGTGGAGTCCGATCCTAACAATTTTCAAGGCGTGTGGCGTGATTACCTtcgggttcgagttcgagttAATGTTAATGCTCCATTGAAAAGACGAATGAAGATCCGCAGCCGCAATGGAGAAGCTTTTTATGCTTACTTCAAATACGAAAGAGTTCCGACATTTTGTTTCATCTGCGGTGTCATGGGACATGCTGAACGTTTCTGTGAGAAGATATATGATACCCCGATTGAGAACATAGTGAAACCATACAGCATAGAGATGAAGGCTCCGACGAGACGACAAAGTTTTTTGACAGCCTCTCCATGGCTCCGGTCAGGCAAGGGCGGTCATGCTCCAGCGAAGCAGTCGACATCAGCATCTCCCTCTGTTAATGCTCCTACGGATTTTAGGGGCACCAATTCAGGTAATTGTGATCCTCATGATAGTCAATCAAAATCACGTGATTATGGGAATCAGCAATCAACCTTAAAAGAGCATGTTGTGTTGGTCAATGACAACTCAGCAGATTTCAATAGTGAGGAGATAATTGAAATCTCTGATTTAAAAAGGAAACGTTTGGTGACTTCTACACATGTTGGGCCAGCTTCTATGACAAAAGACTTAATGGAAACAGAGGATGGTAAAATCGTAGATCACTCAACTCAAGTGGTAATTTCAAAAAACGTAGATATGGTGGGTCTTGGTTTCCAAGCCCACCAAGAGCTATGA